Genomic DNA from Candidatus Sulfurimonas marisnigri:
CAGTATCAATATCTATTGACCTCTCTTCTGGCATAACATAAAGTCCTGTATTTTCTAAAAACAATGACTTATCATTTAAAATACTATCTCGCTTCCAAATATAAATAGAAGCATTCATATCATAACTTTTAGGAGCATCTTGTCTTCTTACAATTGAATTATCTAACTGCTTTGATAAACTTACTTTTCCAACACTATCAACTTCTACGAGATTAAAATAGGGACTTCTTCTACTTGGCATAGCTGTTATTAGATTATCATTATTATTTTCTAAAAATTGATTAAAGGACTTGATGATATCATCAACATTTCTCAGTGGTGCAGTTGCATCTAAATCTATAAGGTAATCAAATTGTTTATTATAATATTTCTCACTTCTCACAAATGCATCTCTGATTACATCCAATTTTCCGGCAATATCACTTGCAATTTCTGCGCTTCTTTTAAAAAACACTTCTGCGCCATATTGTTTAGCTATATTTGCAATGTCATCTGAATCTGTACTAATGACGATATGTTCAAAAAGTCCTGAGTCTTTAGCTTGCCCTATTGTGTAGGCTATAAGTGGCTTACCATTAATCTCTTTAATATTTTTGTTTTTAACGCCTTTGCTTCCACCTCTTGCACAAATTGTACATAAAACCTTACTCATTTGTTTTGTTCCTGAATTATTGATATTGTATTCATAACTTTAAGTCCTTCATTGTAACTACATACACTTTTTTTATGACTTAAAATTGATCTATGCATTTGTTCAAACATATAATTTCTTTCTAGATTTGAAAAGGTATAAACTTGTTCTAATCCAATTTTATCTTTTTGTATCAAAGTGTTTTTAATAAAGTCTAACTCATAAGTATCATTTAAAGTATGAATTAACATTTTTCTATATGTAATTTTACTTATATAATCTATTGATAAATTAACAATAACTTCTCTATCTGTTTTTCCTATTAAAGTAGTTAAATCATCGGTCTCTATTTCTAAGTCAGAAATTTTCAACTGGTAGCTTTTCATTTCTTTCATTGTCCCGAACAACCATTGAATATAGTCTATTTCATGACTTAAATCTAAAAGAACACCACCACCTTCATCTTTTTTTGCACTATAAGAATTTCGATAATCTATATTTTGTCTCCAAGTTGGTAAATATTGTCCACAATTAACATTTACGCTTAAAACTTTTTCGTTTTGTAAAAAACTTTTTAACTTTTGAAGCATTGGATGAAATCTAAGAACATAACCTACAAAAACTTGATTTCTTTCTATTTTTAAATCTTTAGTAATTTCAAAAAGAGGTTTTTCGCAAAATATAATTTTGTCTGTTACATTTGTTTCTAAATATTTCAATTGCTCATAATGCTTATGAGTCTCTGAAGCTATTACAAAATAATCATATAATTTTAGGTCATTTACTTGATTGACATCATTAAAAGTTTTTTTATTGTCAATACTTTGCTTTGTAACAATATCTATGGACTCTGTCTCATGAAAAGACGACAAAACTTCTTCATGTCTTCGTCCAATAGAGCCATAGCCGATGATTAATACTTTCAATCAAAACACCTCATGATATTCATTATTAGCTTTTTCAAATTCTTCCATTCTCCCAATATCTAGCCAATATTCTCGTATAGGAAATGATATACTTTTCATTTTACTTTCTATAACTTTTTCAAATAGTGTTGGCATATCAAAAAACTCATTTTCCGGTATATAATCTAAAACTTTACTATCCAGTACATACACTCCAGCACTTACATAAAAGTTATGCACCGGTTTCTCTTCTATACTTTTAATATTTATCCCATCTACATTAACAACACCATAGGGAACTTGAAAGTCATATTCTCTTACGCCCATAGTTGCTGTTGAGCTGTTTGACACATGATAATCCATCATATGCTCAAAGTTAATATTTGTTAATAAATCTCCATTCATCACAAAAAATGGCTCACTTAATTTTTCCCTTATAAGACTCAATGCACCAGCTGTTCCCATTCTCTTTTCTTCATGAACATATTCTATATTAACACCAAATTTCGAACCATCACCGAAATAATTTTCTATAATTTCTGACTTATAGCTAACACTAAGAATTATCTTTGAAAATCCATATTTTTTAAAGTTTAGTATTATAGTTTCAAGTATTGGCTTATCTCCAACTTTTAACATAGGTTTTGGAGTTTTATCAGTAAGAGGTCTAAGTCTTGTGCCAAGTCCACCAACCATTAGTACAACTTTATTATTTTTGTGTTTAGGTTTTAAAAGCTCATCAACTTCTTCAATGCCTACCAGCTTTCCATCGTTATCTACAATCGGTATTTGATAAAGTTTTTTCTCTACAGCTATTTCAAGTATTTTTTCTTTTGTATCCTCAATTTTACAAACTGTTGGTGTTCTAAAAATAATACTTTCAATAATATCGTCTAAAGAAAGATTATTCAAAAGACCTCTTCTTATATCCCCATCTGTAAGCGTACCGATAAGTTTTTCATTTTCATCTACTACAATACCTATCTTCATGGCTCCACTATCTATGATTTTTAATGCTTCTCTTATGCTAGAACTTGAATTTAGTAAAATATTTTTGTAGTTTTTCATCTGATTTCCTTCAAAAGAACAAAACTCTCAGCGTACTCATATCCACATGTTGCACCTCTTAAAGTTGCCAATGCTCTAAGATTTCTCTCGCTTCGAGGAAACGGATGTTCAGCTATTTCACTTTCAAACACTTTCATAATTTCTATCTTTTTATTCATAAACTCACTTATATCTACAAATACATTAGGGATAAAACTATCTTCTTTTGTGGATGGCGCAAATTCTGTTTCACTTAAAGTTTCTATCATATATTTTTTTGATAAATGGATATCTAAAAGATTTTGTACAACTATAACTTGCTTCAAAAATTTTTCTATGGTCGCTATGAACATCACCTTTAAAAGGTAGATATATTACACTTGGTTTTACTTCATTTATAATTTTTGAAATTCTACTAATCAAGTCACTCATATTATACTCATCAACACGCATAGTTGATAACTCTAGGTTATGAAGTGAATTGAAATCATAAAGAGATTTAACTTTATCAATCTCTTGCTTTCTTTTAATAACTACTTCTTTTTTAAAGCCTTCTGATTCTTTAATATCTGTTGCTATAACCCAATGTATTTCATCTCCATTAGCTTTATGCTTAAGAAGTGTCCCGCCACAACCTAGAGTTTCATCATCTGGATGAACAGCGATTATTAATACTTTATTCATAAATATTCTCCAACTTTTGGCAAAATCTCAAATTCATGTTCTAGAATTTTTATTGCTGAATCATAAGTTTTTATTACGATTGTATTATCGTCAGATTCAAGTACTTTTCCATTTTCAATATTTTGTTTATCATATTTAATTTCTTCAACTTTCCAAATAGAGACATCTTTACCTTTATACTCTATGTGTGCGCCAATATATGGTTTAGTTAATGCTCTAACTAAATTATAAATAGCATCACTGTTCATTCTAAAATCAATAATACCATCTTTTTTGCCTCTTTTTTTCCATATATTAGCTAAACTATGATCTTGTTTTTTTCTTATAAATGTTTTATTTTTGAGTTCTGGTAAGAATTCTTCAATTTGTCTAAGTGATATGTTTATAACTTTATTATAAATACTTTGAGCATCATCTTCATATAGTATTTCAAACTTTTTTTGAGACAATATATCTCCATCATCTGCACCTTCTTCCATAAAAAAGAATGTTGATGCACTTTCTTTTAGACCAAGAGCCAATGCCCAAATTAATGGATGACGACCTCTGTTTAGAGGCAAAGCTGTAGGATGATATCCAACAACACCCATCGGAGCTAAATTTAATAACTCTTTTTTGATTAGAGATGACCAACCAAAACAAAAAATAATATCTGGCTCTAAAGATTTAATCCAAATGATAGTCTCTTTTGCATTTATATCATCTATATACATATACGGGATATTATTTACTACACATGTAGGAGCCAAATTTGCATAATCACTGTTAAATGCTGAAGTTCTTTTTGTACAAACTCCAACAATTTCAGAATTTAAAAAAAGTAATTTTTCTAAAGTTCTTAACGAAAATTCAACTGTACCGATAAATAAAATTTTCATTTTATACATTCCATATCATAAAAAGATTTTTTTATTATGCCATTAAGATTTATAGTTTTAATAATATCCTTAATTTGAATACTAGCACCCCCATCTCCATAAGGATTTTCTACTTTGTGCAAAAGTGATTTAAACTCAGTTGAATATAATTTATCAAATGCTTTAAGGATATCCTCTTTTTTTGGATTGCAATCCAAAACGC
This window encodes:
- a CDS encoding PIG-L deacetylase family protein, with product MIETLSETEFAPSTKEDSFIPNVFVDISEFMNKKIEIMKVFESEIAEHPFPRSERNLRALATLRGATCGYEYAESFVLLKEIR
- a CDS encoding PIG-L deacetylase family protein → MNKVLIIAVHPDDETLGCGGTLLKHKANGDEIHWVIATDIKESEGFKKEVVIKRKQEIDKVKSLYDFNSLHNLELSTMRVDEYNMSDLISRISKIINEVKPSVIYLPFKGDVHSDHRKIFEASYSCTKSFRYPFIKKIYDRNFK
- a CDS encoding formyltransferase family protein; amino-acid sequence: MKILFIGTVEFSLRTLEKLLFLNSEIVGVCTKRTSAFNSDYANLAPTCVVNNIPYMYIDDINAKETIIWIKSLEPDIIFCFGWSSLIKKELLNLAPMGVVGYHPTALPLNRGRHPLIWALALGLKESASTFFFMEEGADDGDILSQKKFEILYEDDAQSIYNKVINISLRQIEEFLPELKNKTFIRKKQDHSLANIWKKRGKKDGIIDFRMNSDAIYNLVRALTKPYIGAHIEYKGKDVSIWKVEEIKYDKQNIENGKVLESDDNTIVIKTYDSAIKILEHEFEILPKVGEYL
- a CDS encoding nucleotidyltransferase family protein codes for the protein MKNYKNILLNSSSSIREALKIIDSGAMKIGIVVDENEKLIGTLTDGDIRRGLLNNLSLDDIIESIIFRTPTVCKIEDTKEKILEIAVEKKLYQIPIVDNDGKLVGIEEVDELLKPKHKNNKVVLMVGGLGTRLRPLTDKTPKPMLKVGDKPILETIILNFKKYGFSKIILSVSYKSEIIENYFGDGSKFGVNIEYVHEEKRMGTAGALSLIREKLSEPFFVMNGDLLTNINFEHMMDYHVSNSSTATMGVREYDFQVPYGVVNVDGINIKSIEEKPVHNFYVSAGVYVLDSKVLDYIPENEFFDMPTLFEKVIESKMKSISFPIREYWLDIGRMEEFEKANNEYHEVF
- a CDS encoding cytidylyltransferase domain-containing protein, producing MSKVLCTICARGGSKGVKNKNIKEINGKPLIAYTIGQAKDSGLFEHIVISTDSDDIANIAKQYGAEVFFKRSAEIASDIAGKLDVIRDAFVRSEKYYNKQFDYLIDLDATAPLRNVDDIIKSFNQFLENNNDNLITAMPSRRSPYFNLVEVDSVGKVSLSKQLDNSIVRRQDAPKSYDMNASIYIWKRDSILNDKSLFLENTGLYVMPEERSIDIDTELDYKFVEFLMRENDVKR
- a CDS encoding Gfo/Idh/MocA family protein, yielding MKVLIIGYGSIGRRHEEVLSSFHETESIDIVTKQSIDNKKTFNDVNQVNDLKLYDYFVIASETHKHYEQLKYLETNVTDKIIFCEKPLFEITKDLKIERNQVFVGYVLRFHPMLQKLKSFLQNEKVLSVNVNCGQYLPTWRQNIDYRNSYSAKKDEGGGVLLDLSHEIDYIQWLFGTMKEMKSYQLKISDLEIETDDLTTLIGKTDREVIVNLSIDYISKITYRKMLIHTLNDTYELDFIKNTLIQKDKIGLEQVYTFSNLERNYMFEQMHRSILSHKKSVCSYNEGLKVMNTISIIQEQNK